From Coffea arabica cultivar ET-39 chromosome 2e, Coffea Arabica ET-39 HiFi, whole genome shotgun sequence, the proteins below share one genomic window:
- the LOC113732938 gene encoding uncharacterized protein isoform X2, translating into MTMDERVEDLQNRDETQKAWSISAHAFSDLSHVSPLMFLYLLKESYTCGELKASAKFRRLKDQVLQVLHNGPKPGPAIFVAQCLYILPIFDTYRNGFSHLIISALHHFLKSGTTQEDKLEAKLLAAKLFLLRVQYSLVHDEKVLVKILEVFDVSLTDIEIGMQDLDAKGDVSPDTAKVLIEQYVSKLIESESFMTAISLLERFSIQWSGEPFLLQMIQCNKFRAAERWATFMGKPMLQVLVQEYVKQKQLKPAYDVIKENNLCQEFPEVCQQYKESLLKKLAEHGCWDNAEAKAKGNRQYLEYVVYLAMEAGYVEKVEELCTKYSLEGFENVKKTEANLRKSCYLHLDDLCIEDVVWVDEVDGLRDATFHLEEFKVVGLDSEWKPNYEKGSAPNKVSIMQIASETKVYILDLIKLYDSDPDSLNQCLSRILHSSRILKLGYNFQCDIKQLAYSYQDLQCFEHYEMLLDIQNVFKEHRGGLSGLAEKVLGRGLNKTRRNSNWEKRPLSIYQLEYAALDAAVLLHIFRHVRDHVQPSAVANEHSKIEWKSYIVSTILSLAVLC; encoded by the exons ATGACGATGGATGAAAGGGTTGAAGATCTGCAGAATCGAGATGAAACTCAAAAAGCATGGTCGATATCTGCACATGCCTTTTCCGATTTATCACATGTCTCACCATTGATGTTTCTGTACCTTCTAAAAGAATCATACACATGCG GTGAACTAAAAGCATCTGCCAAGTTCCGTAGACTTAAAGATCAAGTCCTTCAGGTCCTACACAATGGTCCCAAACCTGGACCGGCCATTTTTGTCGCTCAGTGTCTGTACATTTTGCCCATATTTGATACATATCGCAACGGATTCAGTCACTTGATAATATCTGCTCTTCATCACTTTTTGAAATCGGGAACCACTCAAGAAGACAAACTAGAAGCAAAACTGCTAGCTGCCAAATTATTCCTGCTTAGAGTTCAATACAGTCTGGTTCATGATGAAAAGGTTTTAGTAAAGATCCTTGAAGTATTTGATGTAAGTTTGACAGATATAGAGATAGGCATGCAAGATCTGGATGCAAAAGGTGACGTTAGTCCAGACACAGCAAAAGTACTTATCGAGCAGTATGTATCCAAGCTGATAGAATCTGAGTCATTTATGACAgcaatttctttattagaacGCTTCTCCATTCAATGGTCTGGAGAGCCTTTCCTACTACAGATGATTCAATGTAATAAATTTAGAGCAGCAGAAAGGTGGGCTACATTTATGGGAAAACCAATGCTGCAAGTGCTTGTACAGGAATATGTTAAGCAAAAACAACTAAAGCCTGCTTATGATGTTATAAAGGAAAACAATCTTTGCCAGGAATTTCCAGAAGTGTGTCAACAATATAAAGAAAG CTTGCTAAAGAAGCTAGCAGAACATGGCTGCTGGGACAATGCAGAGGCAAAGGCGAAAGGCAATAGACAATATTTGGAGTATGTG gTATATTTGGCAATGGAAGCAGGCTACGTAGAGAAAGTTGAGGAACTCTGCACGAAATACTCACTTGAAGGTTTCGAGAATGTCAAAA AGACTGAAGCAAATCTCAGAAAGAGTTGCTACCTGCATCTTGATGACCTGTGCATCGAGGATGTAGTGTGGGTTGATGAAGTAGATGGTTTGCGTGATGCTACATTCCACCTTGAGGAATTTAAAGTTGTTGGCCTTGATTCTGAATGGAAGCCCAATTATGAAAAGGGCAGTGCACCAAATAAG gtctCTATCATGCAAATTGCTTCGGAAACCAAGGTCTATATACTTGACCTGATAAAGTTATATGATAGTGATCCTGATAGTTTAAATCAATGTCTAAGCCGAATATTGCATTCTTCCAGGATTCTGAAACTTG GCTACAATTTTCAGTGTGACATCAAGCAGCTTGCTTACTCTTATCAAGATTTGCAGTGCTTTGAGCACTATGAGATGCTGCTTGATATTCAGAATGTGTTCAAGGAACACCGTGGTGGTCTCTCTGGTCTAGCAGAG AAAGTACTGGGACGAGGTTTAAACAAAACGAGACGAAATAGCAACTGGGAGAAGAGACCTTTAAGCATTTATCAG TTAGAGTATGCTGCTCTTGATGCTGCAGTTCTCCTCCACATTTTCCGGCACGTTCGTGACCATGTACAGCCTTCAGCTGTTGCTAATGAACACAGCAAAATTGAGTGGAAATCTTACATTGTAAGCACAATATTATCCCTCGCCGTGCTGTGCTAG
- the LOC113732938 gene encoding uncharacterized protein isoform X1, with protein MTMDERVEDLQNRDETQKAWSISAHAFSDLSHVSPLMFLYLLKESYTCGELKASAKFRRLKDQVLQVLHNGPKPGPAIFVAQCLYILPIFDTYRNGFSHLIISALHHFLKSGTTQEDKLEAKLLAAKLFLLRVQYSLVHDEKVLVKILEVFDVSLTDIEIGMQDLDAKGDVSPDTAKVLIEQYVSKLIESESFMTAISLLERFSIQWSGEPFLLQMIQCNKFRAAERWATFMGKPMLQVLVQEYVKQKQLKPAYDVIKENNLCQEFPEVCQQYKESLLKKLAEHGCWDNAEAKAKGNRQYLEYVVYLAMEAGYVEKVEELCTKYSLEGFENVKKTEANLRKSCYLHLDDLCIEDVVWVDEVDGLRDATFHLEEFKVVGLDSEWKPNYEKGSAPNKVSIMQIASETKVYILDLIKLYDSDPDSLNQCLSRILHSSRILKLGYNFQCDIKQLAYSYQDLQCFEHYEMLLDIQNVFKEHRGGLSGLAEKVLGRGLNKTRRNSNWEKRPLSIYQLEYAALDAAVLLHIFRHVRDHVQPSAVANEHSKIEWKSYIVSHKDKVGRIKERS; from the exons ATGACGATGGATGAAAGGGTTGAAGATCTGCAGAATCGAGATGAAACTCAAAAAGCATGGTCGATATCTGCACATGCCTTTTCCGATTTATCACATGTCTCACCATTGATGTTTCTGTACCTTCTAAAAGAATCATACACATGCG GTGAACTAAAAGCATCTGCCAAGTTCCGTAGACTTAAAGATCAAGTCCTTCAGGTCCTACACAATGGTCCCAAACCTGGACCGGCCATTTTTGTCGCTCAGTGTCTGTACATTTTGCCCATATTTGATACATATCGCAACGGATTCAGTCACTTGATAATATCTGCTCTTCATCACTTTTTGAAATCGGGAACCACTCAAGAAGACAAACTAGAAGCAAAACTGCTAGCTGCCAAATTATTCCTGCTTAGAGTTCAATACAGTCTGGTTCATGATGAAAAGGTTTTAGTAAAGATCCTTGAAGTATTTGATGTAAGTTTGACAGATATAGAGATAGGCATGCAAGATCTGGATGCAAAAGGTGACGTTAGTCCAGACACAGCAAAAGTACTTATCGAGCAGTATGTATCCAAGCTGATAGAATCTGAGTCATTTATGACAgcaatttctttattagaacGCTTCTCCATTCAATGGTCTGGAGAGCCTTTCCTACTACAGATGATTCAATGTAATAAATTTAGAGCAGCAGAAAGGTGGGCTACATTTATGGGAAAACCAATGCTGCAAGTGCTTGTACAGGAATATGTTAAGCAAAAACAACTAAAGCCTGCTTATGATGTTATAAAGGAAAACAATCTTTGCCAGGAATTTCCAGAAGTGTGTCAACAATATAAAGAAAG CTTGCTAAAGAAGCTAGCAGAACATGGCTGCTGGGACAATGCAGAGGCAAAGGCGAAAGGCAATAGACAATATTTGGAGTATGTG gTATATTTGGCAATGGAAGCAGGCTACGTAGAGAAAGTTGAGGAACTCTGCACGAAATACTCACTTGAAGGTTTCGAGAATGTCAAAA AGACTGAAGCAAATCTCAGAAAGAGTTGCTACCTGCATCTTGATGACCTGTGCATCGAGGATGTAGTGTGGGTTGATGAAGTAGATGGTTTGCGTGATGCTACATTCCACCTTGAGGAATTTAAAGTTGTTGGCCTTGATTCTGAATGGAAGCCCAATTATGAAAAGGGCAGTGCACCAAATAAG gtctCTATCATGCAAATTGCTTCGGAAACCAAGGTCTATATACTTGACCTGATAAAGTTATATGATAGTGATCCTGATAGTTTAAATCAATGTCTAAGCCGAATATTGCATTCTTCCAGGATTCTGAAACTTG GCTACAATTTTCAGTGTGACATCAAGCAGCTTGCTTACTCTTATCAAGATTTGCAGTGCTTTGAGCACTATGAGATGCTGCTTGATATTCAGAATGTGTTCAAGGAACACCGTGGTGGTCTCTCTGGTCTAGCAGAG AAAGTACTGGGACGAGGTTTAAACAAAACGAGACGAAATAGCAACTGGGAGAAGAGACCTTTAAGCATTTATCAG TTAGAGTATGCTGCTCTTGATGCTGCAGTTCTCCTCCACATTTTCCGGCACGTTCGTGACCATGTACAGCCTTCAGCTGTTGCTAATGAACACAGCAAAATTGAGTGGAAATCTTACATT GTTTCGCACAAGGACAAAGTTGGAAGAATCAAGGAAAGGAGCTAA
- the LOC113732939 gene encoding ATP-dependent DNA helicase Q-like 1 isoform X2 yields the protein MDEHDLELEKVKLISLAVEFGFDEYSAKKCLDRLIELYGEEGRDFIRVEYCGDDFLAALAESMRDTEDWENDDFQAMESEACGALAEMLDKDIKIRVERNEERKDNGGVISENSVQVILDSSSGDSEKDDDDDDFVIPRKNGGNSITIQSQGLDRRSSKRTSMSEECISSVTPSSVSSSGRFSDKTNNEPRTLTYEELLHLDDIELANVVVFGNRSFRPLQYKACKAFREQNDCFILMPTGGGKSLCYQLPAILQPGVTIVISPLLSLIQDQIFTLNLKFAIPSTFLNSQQTPSQSAAVFEELRRVRPSCKLLYVTPERIAGNLPFQDILKCLYRKGQLAGFVVDEAHCVSQWGHDFRPDYRVLGCLKRNFPSVPLMALTATATEKVREDILNALAIPRALVLEMSFDRPNLKYEVLEKSKEPLKQLGRLLLDRFKNLCGIVYCLSKSECAEVSKYLNEKCNVKTEYYHAGLAARQRIAVQKKWHAGEVHVVCATIAFGMGIDKPDVMLFVCPEVRCSQYNVKIN from the exons ATGGACGAGCACGATCTTGAGCTCGAAAAAGTGAAATTAATCAGCTTAGCTGTCGAATTCGGATTCGATGAATACTCCGCTAAGAAATGCTTAGATCGCCTCATTGAACTCTACG GCGAGGAGGGCAGAGATTTCATCCGTGTGGAGTATTGCGGCGATGATTTTTTGGCGGCATTGGCGGAATCCATGCGAGACACGGAGGACtgggaaaatgatgattttcaAGCAATGGAGTCTGAGGCTTGTGGAGCTTTGGCCGAAATGCTGGACAAGGATATTAAAATTCGGGTCGAAAGAAATGAGGAAAGAAAGGATAATGGGGGTGTTATCTCTGAAAATTCTGTTCAGGTTATTCTAGATTCTTCTTCAGGTGATAGTGAGAAAGATGACGACGATGATGATTTTGTAATTCCTAGAAAAAATGGTGGTAACAGCATTACAATTCAGAGTCAGGGCCTTGATAGACGTTCGAGTAAAAGAACTTCGATGTCTGAG GAGTGCATAAGCAGTGTTACACCTAGTTCAGTTTCATCCTCAGGGAGATTTTCAGACAAGACAAATAACGAACCCAGGACCTTGACATATGAGGAGTTGCTGCATCTGGATGACATTGAATTGGCTAACGTAGTTGTATTTGGAAACCGTAGCTTTCGGCCTTTACAGTATAAGGCTTGTAAAGCATTTCGGGAACAGAATGACTGCTTTATCCTCATGCCAACAGGAGGTGGTAAAAGCCTTTGTTACCAG CTTCCAGCCATTTTACAACCAGGGGTTACAATTGTTATATCCCCACTGCTTTCCCTCATTCAGGACCAAATATTCACCCTGAACCTCAAGTTTGCCATACCATCTACTTTTCTAAATTCTCAACAGACTCCTTCACAATCTGCAGCAGTATTTGAAGAATTAAG GAGAGTTAGACCATCATGTAAGCTACTTTATGTAACTCCTGAAAGAATTGCAGGAAATTTACCATTTCAAGACATCCTAAAATGTCTGTACAGGAAG GGGCAATTGGCTGGATTTGTTGTTGATGAAGCACATTGTGTAAG CCAATGGGGACACGACTTTCGTCCAGATTATAGAGTTTTGGGATGCCTCAAGAGGAACTTCCCCAGTGTTCCTTTAATGGCATTAACAGCCACAGCAACCGAAAAAGTTCGTGAG GACATCTTAAATGCCCTTGCAATTCCTCGTGCACTCGTTCTGGAGATGAGCTTTGACAGACCCAACTTAAAGTATGAAGTACTTGAGAAGAGCAAAGAACCACTCAAGCAGCTTGGAAGATTACTGTTGGACCGTTTCAAGAATTTATGTGGCATTGTGTACTGTCTTTCAAAAAGTGAATGTGCAGAGGTCTCAAAATATCTTAATGAAAAATGTAACGTCAAAACAGAGTATTACCATGCTGGATTGGCAGCTCGTCAGAGGATAGCAGTTCAAAAGAAATGGCATGCTGGAGAAGTCCATGTTGTATGTGCCACGATAGCTTTTGGGATGGGAATAGACAAGCCAGATGTT ATGCTTTTTGTATGTCCAGAGGTTCGTTGTTCACAATACAATGTCAAAATCAATTGA
- the LOC113732939 gene encoding ATP-dependent DNA helicase Q-like 1 isoform X1 — MDEHDLELEKVKLISLAVEFGFDEYSAKKCLDRLIELYGEEGRDFIRVEYCGDDFLAALAESMRDTEDWENDDFQAMESEACGALAEMLDKDIKIRVERNEERKDNGGVISENSVQVILDSSSGDSEKDDDDDDFVIPRKNGGNSITIQSQGLDRRSSKRTSMSEECISSVTPSSVSSSGRFSDKTNNEPRTLTYEELLHLDDIELANVVVFGNRSFRPLQYKACKAFREQNDCFILMPTGGGKSLCYQLPAILQPGVTIVISPLLSLIQDQIFTLNLKFAIPSTFLNSQQTPSQSAAVFEELRRVRPSCKLLYVTPERIAGNLPFQDILKCLYRKGQLAGFVVDEAHCVSQWGHDFRPDYRVLGCLKRNFPSVPLMALTATATEKVREDILNALAIPRALVLEMSFDRPNLKYEVLEKSKEPLKQLGRLLLDRFKNLCGIVYCLSKSECAEVSKYLNEKCNVKTEYYHAGLAARQRIAVQKKWHAGEVHVVCATIAFGMGIDKPDVRFVVHNTMSKSIESYYQESGRAGRDNFPAKCIALYQKKDFSRVVCMLRNGQGRKIESFKLAMDQARKMQHYCELKTECRRQYLLAHFGESFDPNACKNGSSPCDNCLRASS; from the exons ATGGACGAGCACGATCTTGAGCTCGAAAAAGTGAAATTAATCAGCTTAGCTGTCGAATTCGGATTCGATGAATACTCCGCTAAGAAATGCTTAGATCGCCTCATTGAACTCTACG GCGAGGAGGGCAGAGATTTCATCCGTGTGGAGTATTGCGGCGATGATTTTTTGGCGGCATTGGCGGAATCCATGCGAGACACGGAGGACtgggaaaatgatgattttcaAGCAATGGAGTCTGAGGCTTGTGGAGCTTTGGCCGAAATGCTGGACAAGGATATTAAAATTCGGGTCGAAAGAAATGAGGAAAGAAAGGATAATGGGGGTGTTATCTCTGAAAATTCTGTTCAGGTTATTCTAGATTCTTCTTCAGGTGATAGTGAGAAAGATGACGACGATGATGATTTTGTAATTCCTAGAAAAAATGGTGGTAACAGCATTACAATTCAGAGTCAGGGCCTTGATAGACGTTCGAGTAAAAGAACTTCGATGTCTGAG GAGTGCATAAGCAGTGTTACACCTAGTTCAGTTTCATCCTCAGGGAGATTTTCAGACAAGACAAATAACGAACCCAGGACCTTGACATATGAGGAGTTGCTGCATCTGGATGACATTGAATTGGCTAACGTAGTTGTATTTGGAAACCGTAGCTTTCGGCCTTTACAGTATAAGGCTTGTAAAGCATTTCGGGAACAGAATGACTGCTTTATCCTCATGCCAACAGGAGGTGGTAAAAGCCTTTGTTACCAG CTTCCAGCCATTTTACAACCAGGGGTTACAATTGTTATATCCCCACTGCTTTCCCTCATTCAGGACCAAATATTCACCCTGAACCTCAAGTTTGCCATACCATCTACTTTTCTAAATTCTCAACAGACTCCTTCACAATCTGCAGCAGTATTTGAAGAATTAAG GAGAGTTAGACCATCATGTAAGCTACTTTATGTAACTCCTGAAAGAATTGCAGGAAATTTACCATTTCAAGACATCCTAAAATGTCTGTACAGGAAG GGGCAATTGGCTGGATTTGTTGTTGATGAAGCACATTGTGTAAG CCAATGGGGACACGACTTTCGTCCAGATTATAGAGTTTTGGGATGCCTCAAGAGGAACTTCCCCAGTGTTCCTTTAATGGCATTAACAGCCACAGCAACCGAAAAAGTTCGTGAG GACATCTTAAATGCCCTTGCAATTCCTCGTGCACTCGTTCTGGAGATGAGCTTTGACAGACCCAACTTAAAGTATGAAGTACTTGAGAAGAGCAAAGAACCACTCAAGCAGCTTGGAAGATTACTGTTGGACCGTTTCAAGAATTTATGTGGCATTGTGTACTGTCTTTCAAAAAGTGAATGTGCAGAGGTCTCAAAATATCTTAATGAAAAATGTAACGTCAAAACAGAGTATTACCATGCTGGATTGGCAGCTCGTCAGAGGATAGCAGTTCAAAAGAAATGGCATGCTGGAGAAGTCCATGTTGTATGTGCCACGATAGCTTTTGGGATGGGAATAGACAAGCCAGATGTT AGGTTCGTTGTTCACAATACAATGTCAAAATCAATTGAAAGCTATTATCAAGAATCTGGAAGAGCAGGCAGAGATAACTTTCCTGCTAAATGCATTGCTCTATACCAGAAGAAGGATTTCAGTCGTGTGGTCTGTATGTTAAGAAATGGGCAAGGGCGCAAAATTGAGAGCTTCAAATTGGCTATGGATCAAGCTCGGAAAATGCAACACTATTGTGAACTTAAG ACTGAATGTCGTAGACAATACTTATTAGCTCATTTTGGAGAGTCCTTTGACCCAAACGCCTGTAAAAATGGTTCTAGTCCCTGTGACAACTGCTTGAGGGCTTCCTCATAG